GCGTCCGTAACCCAGGCGCTGACTGTAGGCTTCGATGAAATGCCGGGTCAGCGGCAGGATGTCGCCGGGCCGCTCGCGCAACGGGCTCAGTTCCAGATTGACCACGTTCAGCCGGTAATACAGATCCTCGCGGAAATGCCCGGCATTGATGGCTTTCTCCAGTTGCACGTTGGTCGCCGCCAGCACCCGCACATCGATGGGAATGCTCTTGCGCGAACCCAGGCGGACCACTTCGCGTTCCTGCAACACCCGCAGCAATTTGACCTGAATGGCCATCGGCAGATCGCCGATTTCATCGAGGAACAAAGTGCCGCCATCCGCCTCTTCGAACCACCCGGCCTTGGCGCTGAGGGCGCCGGTGAAGGCGCCTTTTTCATGGCCGAACAGTTCGGCTTCCACCAGCGATTCGGAAAACGCGCCGCAGTTCACCGCAATGAACGGCCGGTTGCGTCGATTGCTCAGATTGTGGATGTGCCGCGCCACCAGCTCCTTGCCGGTGCCGGTCTCGCCGATGATCAGCACGCTGGCTTCGCTCGGTGCGACCTGTTGCAGATGCGCGAGCAAGGCTTGGGATTTCGGGTC
The sequence above is a segment of the Pseudomonas sp. HS6 genome. Coding sequences within it:
- a CDS encoding sigma-54-dependent Fis family transcriptional regulator, translating into MQLLTLPPSPALATSIRATAQVFEDPKSQALLAHLQQVAPSEASVLIIGETGTGKELVARHIHNLSNRRNRPFIAVNCGAFSESLVEAELFGHEKGAFTGALSAKAGWFEEADGGTLFLDEIGDLPMAIQVKLLRVLQEREVVRLGSRKSIPIDVRVLAATNVQLEKAINAGHFREDLYYRLNVVNLELSPLRERPGDILPLTRHFIEAYSQRLGYGRITISPGAEHKLRGYSWPGNIRELENVIHHTLLICRNGVIERDDLRLSNLRIDRPDDQHSNVDDSPEALLERAFQKLFEQQAGALHEKVEDALLRSAYRFCHYNQVHTAALLGLSRNVTRTRLIKIGELAVNKRRPTENLQGERLIQLSI